In the Vanessa cardui chromosome 10, ilVanCard2.1, whole genome shotgun sequence genome, one interval contains:
- the LOC124533025 gene encoding uncharacterized protein CG3556, giving the protein MLGIRSSCILLYALVMILVEIHGQTETEAPTTTSTKPPPTTVASTTVTWETETLNEGQAIQKALQYLLQHRQPDWGWGNDTHHVMLTLQLANNTGKEIEQQGLEMQLSAKQMEIEILLMMSKHHESPPPLSRLAAYTLALGALCKDPRSLHGRDLVTALLHREPPHDLDFAYATLAACSSAAHVRRRHIRRLLDIANAAADHSLDTISMVILALRCVVQDHRHRSLIHFVRRPMAGLARQQHPDGSFGSLTTTALAIQALEDSDNGPGAHQHWSLPAARKWLLERQEPDGGWGDVAKTAAAVAALTPASLAAVRPPHCSDKLLDSRHEPLDNNGGDGSLKLAYQAGHSSNDSDARNVSFTYTLWLGTNVTENYTLYMIAPRNISFYHVMQMAAEQDPKFKFEASEWPNGHYVHTLAGHKEEPMGYHYWLLYRLPEIPDPVSPPGNQLVAPVGVDDLLVEDGEHYLFWYKKL; this is encoded by the exons ATGCTCGGAATACGTTCATCCTGTATTCTTCTCTACGCTCTAGTCATGATCCTTGTGGAGATACATGGTCAAACTG aaaccgAAGCACCTACAACTACAAGTACGAAACCACCACCGACGACGGTAGCATCAACCACCGTGACCTGGGAAACCGAAACCCTCAACGAGGGTCAGGCGATACAGAAGGCTCTACAGTATTTGCTGCAACACAGACAGCCTGATTGGGGATGGGGAAACGATACCCATCACGTTATGCTTACGTTACAG ttggCGAATAACACAGGCAAAGAGATTGAACAACAGGGACTTGAGATGCAGCTGTCTGCCAAGCAAATGGAGATTGAGATACTACTCATGATGTCCAA GCACCACGAGTCGCCACCGCCGCTGAGCCGGCTGGCGGCGTACACGCTGGCGCTGGGCGCGCTGTGCAAGGACCCGCGCTCGCTGCACGGGCGCGACCTGGTGACGGCGCTGCTGCACCGCGAGCCGCCGCACGACCTGGACTTCGCCTACGCCACGCTCGCCGCGTGCTCGTCCGCCGCGCACGTGCGGCGCCGCCACATCCGCCGCCTGCTAGACATCGCCAACGCCGCCGCCGACCACAGCCTCG ATACAATTTCAATGGTCATCTTGGCACTGCGCTGCGTAGTCCAAGATCACCGTCACCGAAGCCTGATACATTTCGTACGAAGACCGATGGCCGGTCTGGCGCGGCAGCAGCATCCCGACGGCAGCTTTGGTAGCTTGACCACAACAGCGTTAGCTATACAG GCTCTCGAAGACTCTGACAATGGCCCCGGGGCTCACCAGCATTGGAGTCTCCCCGCTGCAAGGAAGTGGCTGCTCGAGCGACAGGAGCCCGATGGCGGTTGGGGCGACGTGGCGAAAACCGCTGCAGCGGTCGCAGCGCTCACTCCCGCATCCCTTGCCGCTGTCCGACCGCCGCATTGCAGCGACAAATTGCTAGATAGTCGGCATGAACCACTAG ATAACAATGGCGGAGACGGCAGCTTGAAGCTGGCATACCAAGCTGGTCACTCGAGCAATGATTCCGACGCTCGCAATGTCTCCTTCACGTATACGCTCTGGCTTGGCACCAATGTTACcgaaaattatactttatacatGATAGCTCCAag GAACATATCATTCTATCACGTCATGCAAATGGCTGCTGAACAGGATCCTAAGTTTAAATTTGAAGCTAGCGAATGGCCAAATGGTCACTATGTGCACACACTAGCTGGCCACAAAGAGGAACCCATGGGCTACCATTACTGGTTGCTTTACCGCCTGCCTGAGATACCCGACCCTGTCAGCCCTCCTGGCAATCAACTGGTCGCTCCTGTCG GTGTCGACGATTTACTCGTTGAAGACGGGGAACATTACCTGTTCTGGTACAAGAAGCTGTAA
- the LOC124532682 gene encoding nucleoside diphosphate phosphatase ENTPD5 isoform X1: MGKFNTYRYLELKDDTSASHINIRARSLKQPRRLKKIFIVLLVLALCVTYFLGLFAGQAQWFDGLAKSLGYESVYHHAVIIDAGSSGTRVLAYRFRVPFTVFGNPTLDLVDEFWQETKPGLSSYVDDPEKGADTIVHLVQQASHLVPAERRRDTPLIVRATAGLRLLSPQKAQMLIDEVSKAISKLGYLVDQNSVEIMDGSDEGIFIWYTVNLLNNLIGSETMAALDLGGGSTQITFEPRKEDLKLFPHGDLYVVPAGATNITLYTHSYLKLGLLAARYGIFRLEANDNDTNEFVSVCVDPIVQREKWTYANKQYVISGAARADGAKREAVLARCQGAARRYVARTAGAAPAPAPRGAVAAMSYFYDVAADAGLIDVMRGGAVSAAQYRAAALRACSASNVEQPWACVDLVYVHTLLLEVFKIRDTEPISLFKKVNGHEVSWALGLAYTSIMNKMVSAPAA, encoded by the exons ATGGGAAAATTCAATACTTACAGGTATTTAGAG TTAAAAGATGATACCTCAGCGTCACATATCAACATAAGGGCTAGATCCTTAAAGCAACCAAGAAGATTAAAGAAGATATTTATTGTTCTCCTAGTACTAGCACTatgtgttacatattttttgg GACTGTTCGCGGGGCAGGCACAATGGTTCGATGGCCTAGCGAAGAGTCTTGGCTACGAGAGCGTGTATCACCATGCGGTGATCATAGATGCAGGTTCTTCAGGGACCAGAGTGCTGGCTTATAGGTTTAGAGTACCGTTTACAG TATTCGGAAACCCAACTTTGGACTTAGTGGATGAATTCTGGCAAGAGACAAAGCCAGGTTTATCGTCCTACGTCGATGACCCCGAAAAG GGCGCTGACACGATAGTGCACCTGGTACAACAGGCGTCGCACCTGGTGCCGGCCGAGCGGCGCCGCGACACGCCGCTCATCGTGCGCGCCACGGCCGGCCTGCGTCTGCTATCGCCGCAGAAGGCGCAGATGCTCATCGACGAAGTCTCCAAGGCTATATCCAA ATTGGGCTACCTTGTTGATCAAAATAGTGTGGAAATCATGGATGGTTCTGATGAGGGAATATTCATTTGGTATACAGTCAACTTATTGAATA aCCTTATCGGGAGTGAGACGATGGCGGCGTTGGACCTGGGCGGCGGCTCCACGCAAATCACGTTCGAGCCGCGCAAAGAGGATTTGAAGTTGTTCCCCCACGGAGACTTGTACGTCGTGCCCGCCGGCGCCACTAACATCACTCTCTACACACACAG CTACTTAAAGCTGGGTCTGCTGGCGGCGAGGTACGGCATCTTCCGGCTCGAGGCCAACGACAACGACACGAACGAGTTTGTCTCTGTGTGCGTCGACCCCATCGTGCAGCGCGAGAAGTGGACCTATGCCAACAAGCAGTACGTCATCAG cggcgcggcgcgcgcggaCGGCGCCAAGCGCGAGGCTGTGCTGGCGCGCTGCCagggcgcggcgcggcgctaCGTGGCGCGCacggcgggcgcggcgccggCCCCCGCGCCGCGCGGAGCCGTGGCCGCCATGAGCTACTTCTACGACGTGGCGGCCGACGCCGGCCTCATCG acgTGATGCGCGGCGGCGCGGTGTCGGCGGCGCAGTACCGCGCGGCGGCGCTGCGCGCGTGCTCGGCGTCCAACGTGGAGCAGCCGTGGGCGTGCGTGGACTTGGTGTACGTGCACACGCTGCTGCTGGAAGTCTTCAAGATCCGCGACACCGAGCCCATATCG TTGTTCAAGAAGGTGAACGGTCACGAGGTGTCGTGGGCGCTGGGCCTCGCGTACACGTCCATCATGAACAAGATGGTGAGCGCGCCGGCCGCGTAA
- the LOC124532682 gene encoding nucleoside diphosphate phosphatase ENTPD5 isoform X2 has product MSEIRQRKLKDDTSASHINIRARSLKQPRRLKKIFIVLLVLALCVTYFLGLFAGQAQWFDGLAKSLGYESVYHHAVIIDAGSSGTRVLAYRFRVPFTVFGNPTLDLVDEFWQETKPGLSSYVDDPEKGADTIVHLVQQASHLVPAERRRDTPLIVRATAGLRLLSPQKAQMLIDEVSKAISKLGYLVDQNSVEIMDGSDEGIFIWYTVNLLNNLIGSETMAALDLGGGSTQITFEPRKEDLKLFPHGDLYVVPAGATNITLYTHSYLKLGLLAARYGIFRLEANDNDTNEFVSVCVDPIVQREKWTYANKQYVISGAARADGAKREAVLARCQGAARRYVARTAGAAPAPAPRGAVAAMSYFYDVAADAGLIDVMRGGAVSAAQYRAAALRACSASNVEQPWACVDLVYVHTLLLEVFKIRDTEPISLFKKVNGHEVSWALGLAYTSIMNKMVSAPAA; this is encoded by the exons atgagTGAAATACGACAGAGaaag TTAAAAGATGATACCTCAGCGTCACATATCAACATAAGGGCTAGATCCTTAAAGCAACCAAGAAGATTAAAGAAGATATTTATTGTTCTCCTAGTACTAGCACTatgtgttacatattttttgg GACTGTTCGCGGGGCAGGCACAATGGTTCGATGGCCTAGCGAAGAGTCTTGGCTACGAGAGCGTGTATCACCATGCGGTGATCATAGATGCAGGTTCTTCAGGGACCAGAGTGCTGGCTTATAGGTTTAGAGTACCGTTTACAG TATTCGGAAACCCAACTTTGGACTTAGTGGATGAATTCTGGCAAGAGACAAAGCCAGGTTTATCGTCCTACGTCGATGACCCCGAAAAG GGCGCTGACACGATAGTGCACCTGGTACAACAGGCGTCGCACCTGGTGCCGGCCGAGCGGCGCCGCGACACGCCGCTCATCGTGCGCGCCACGGCCGGCCTGCGTCTGCTATCGCCGCAGAAGGCGCAGATGCTCATCGACGAAGTCTCCAAGGCTATATCCAA ATTGGGCTACCTTGTTGATCAAAATAGTGTGGAAATCATGGATGGTTCTGATGAGGGAATATTCATTTGGTATACAGTCAACTTATTGAATA aCCTTATCGGGAGTGAGACGATGGCGGCGTTGGACCTGGGCGGCGGCTCCACGCAAATCACGTTCGAGCCGCGCAAAGAGGATTTGAAGTTGTTCCCCCACGGAGACTTGTACGTCGTGCCCGCCGGCGCCACTAACATCACTCTCTACACACACAG CTACTTAAAGCTGGGTCTGCTGGCGGCGAGGTACGGCATCTTCCGGCTCGAGGCCAACGACAACGACACGAACGAGTTTGTCTCTGTGTGCGTCGACCCCATCGTGCAGCGCGAGAAGTGGACCTATGCCAACAAGCAGTACGTCATCAG cggcgcggcgcgcgcggaCGGCGCCAAGCGCGAGGCTGTGCTGGCGCGCTGCCagggcgcggcgcggcgctaCGTGGCGCGCacggcgggcgcggcgccggCCCCCGCGCCGCGCGGAGCCGTGGCCGCCATGAGCTACTTCTACGACGTGGCGGCCGACGCCGGCCTCATCG acgTGATGCGCGGCGGCGCGGTGTCGGCGGCGCAGTACCGCGCGGCGGCGCTGCGCGCGTGCTCGGCGTCCAACGTGGAGCAGCCGTGGGCGTGCGTGGACTTGGTGTACGTGCACACGCTGCTGCTGGAAGTCTTCAAGATCCGCGACACCGAGCCCATATCG TTGTTCAAGAAGGTGAACGGTCACGAGGTGTCGTGGGCGCTGGGCCTCGCGTACACGTCCATCATGAACAAGATGGTGAGCGCGCCGGCCGCGTAA